The Pseudomonas putida nucleotide sequence GTCCGGGTTGGCCCGCAGGACGATGGCGGCGAACTCCTCGGGCGTGCTCAGCTGGCCCCTGACCACCACGTTGGCCGTGATTTCCTGGGTGCCGCGGGCGGGCAGGTCGCCGATGCTGCCGGGTGCGACCTGGGCATTCTGCGCGGCAATGGCCTCGGCCACGTCATTGGGGGTGAGGTTGAAGCCGATCAGCTTCTGCGGGTCGATCCAGATGCGCATGGCGCGCTCGGAACCGTACAACTGTGCCTTGCCGACGCCCTTGAGGCGGCGGATTTCGTTCATCACGTTGCGTGCGAGGATGTCGGACAGTGCGGTTTCATCGAGGCCACCGTCCTCCGAGGTGAGGGTCCCGAGCAGCAGGAAGCCGGTGGACACCTTCTCCACCTGCAGGCCTTGCTGGGTCACTTGGCGCGGCAGGCGCGACTCGACCACCTTGAGGCGGTTCTGCACATCCACCTGGGCCAGGTCGGGGTGAGTGCCGGGCTCGAAGGTGGCGGTGATGGTGGCGCTGCCCAGGCTGCTCTGCGACGAGAAGTACAGCAGGTTGTCGGCACCGTTGAGCTCCTGCTCGATCAGGCTGACCACGCTTTCGTCCAGGGTGGCCGCCGAGGCGCCCGGGTACACGGCGTAGATTTCAACCTGCGGTGGCGCCACGTTGGGGTACTGCGCCACCGGCAGCTGGGGGATGGCCAGGGCGCCGGCAAGCAGGATGAACAGCGCGACCACCCAGGCGAAGATCGGGCGGTCGATGAAGAACTGCGGCATGGATCAGGCCCTCACTGGCCGGTGTGCTGGACGATGGACTGGGCGTCGGGGTCGACCTGGACCTGGTCGCCCGCCTTGACGTGCTGCAGGCCTTCGACCACCACCCGCTCGCCGGGCGCCAGGCCCTCGGTGACCCGCCAGCGATCACCCTGGACGTTGCCCAGCACCACCTGGCGTTCGCTGATGCGCGACTGGGCGTCGACCACCAGCACCTTCGGCACCCCGGCGCTGTCACGCAGGATGGCGCGCTGCGGCACGCTCAGGCCCTTGGGCTGCACCGCCTGCTCCAGGCGCACGCGCACGTAGCTGCCCGGCAGCAGATCGAGGTCCGGGTTGGGGAATTCGCTGCGCAGGGTGATCTGGTTGGTGCTTGGGTCGACACTGATGTCGGAGAACAGCAGCTTGCCCGGCAGCGGGTAGGCGCTGCCATCGTCCTGGATCAGGGTGGCGCGGGCCTGGCCATCGCCGGCCTGCTGCAGTTCACCCGCACGCAAGGCCCGGCGCAGGGCGGTGAGCTCGCGGGTCGACTGGGTGACGTCGGCGTGGATCGGGTCCAGTTGCTGGATGGTCGCCAGCGGCGTGGTCTCGTTCTGGCCGACCAGGGCGCCTTCGGTGACCAGGGCGCGGCCGATGCGCCCGGAGATTGGCGCGGTGACCGTGGCATAGCCCAGGTTCAGGCGGGCGCGCTCCAGTGCCGCCTTGGCTTCGGCAACCGCCGCGTCGGCCTGGAGGAAGGCGGCGCGGGCGTTGTCGTATTCCTGGCGGCTGACCGCCTTGTCGTCGACCAGCTGGCGGTAGCGCTGCTCTTGCAGGCGTGCCTGGTACAGCGTGGCCTCGGCCTTGGCCAGGGTCGCGCGGGC carries:
- a CDS encoding efflux RND transporter periplasmic adaptor subunit, whose translation is MPITLPPRLRPLALVALLALPLAGCDDAAEQDEQQPVPQVRVETLQLQPLAISTELSGRILAPRTAEVRARVAGVVLKRVYREGSDVKQGDVLFLIDPAPFKADHDSARATLAKAEATLYQARLQEQRYRQLVDDKAVSRQEYDNARAAFLQADAAVAEAKAALERARLNLGYATVTAPISGRIGRALVTEGALVGQNETTPLATIQQLDPIHADVTQSTRELTALRRALRAGELQQAGDGQARATLIQDDGSAYPLPGKLLFSDISVDPSTNQITLRSEFPNPDLDLLPGSYVRVRLEQAVQPKGLSVPQRAILRDSAGVPKVLVVDAQSRISERQVVLGNVQGDRWRVTEGLAPGERVVVEGLQHVKAGDQVQVDPDAQSIVQHTGQ